In the Leptotrichia sp. oral taxon 212 genome, one interval contains:
- a CDS encoding site-specific integrase encodes MKTNTNRRKNIKFSEWIDIWLQNERPFIKESTYATYTNIIENHIKSSLGTKNINHIQNNDLQNMIFKKLNSGKLNNRKGLSLKTVRDIMTVTRSCLNSAMKKGIIKRKVFEYKFPKNMTGKKIKIFTHTEQSKLFEYIISNLDEKSLGILISLLCGLRIGEICGLKWCDIDFKNEMLSVNRTIQRIYIKKPLLRETRIVISSPKTSSSYRSIPLSKHLIKIMKKFQKEDTFYLISGNKNFIEPRIYRKYFYSILSSLNISKLPFHSLRHTFATQAIELGTDYKTVSEILGHSSVNTTLNLYVHPKMEYKKKCLSLIYQELSSSSKKIKHKTP; translated from the coding sequence CATTAAATTTTCAGAATGGATTGATATCTGGCTACAAAACGAAAGACCTTTTATAAAGGAATCTACTTATGCAACATACACAAATATTATTGAAAATCATATAAAATCATCTTTAGGCACTAAAAATATAAACCATATCCAAAATAATGACTTACAAAATATGATATTTAAAAAATTAAATTCAGGAAAGCTAAATAACAGAAAGGGGCTATCACTAAAAACTGTAAGGGATATTATGACCGTTACTAGATCCTGTCTAAATTCTGCAATGAAAAAAGGAATCATTAAAAGAAAAGTTTTTGAATATAAATTTCCTAAAAATATGACAGGTAAAAAGATAAAAATTTTTACTCATACTGAACAGTCCAAACTTTTTGAGTACATAATTTCAAATCTGGATGAAAAATCTCTCGGAATTCTCATTTCCTTACTGTGCGGTTTAAGAATCGGAGAAATATGTGGCTTAAAATGGTGTGATATCGATTTTAAAAACGAAATGTTATCTGTAAACAGGACTATTCAAAGAATTTATATTAAAAAACCTCTTTTAAGAGAAACTAGAATAGTCATTTCTTCTCCAAAGACATCTTCTTCATATAGAAGTATTCCCCTTAGCAAACATCTAATAAAAATAATGAAAAAATTTCAGAAAGAAGATACCTTTTACCTTATCTCAGGTAACAAAAATTTTATTGAACCCAGAATATACAGAAAATACTTCTATTCAATACTTTCATCCTTAAATATTTCAAAACTTCCATTTCATTCTTTAAGACACACTTTCGCAACGCAGGCCATTGAACTGGGAACTGATTATAAGACTGTTTCTGAAATTTTAGGGCACTCCTCCGTAAATACAACCTTAAATTTATATGTCCATCCAAAAATGGAATACAAGAAAAAATGTCTGAGCCTTATTTATCAGGAACTTTCTTCTTCATCTAAAAAAATAAAACATAAGACTCCTTAA
- a CDS encoding YwqG family protein, whose amino-acid sequence MDFKKIMSEMLDSLKKNEIDISTEFNNNSEITGKSKIGGRPYLPEDFIWPYYQGFPLSFLAQINLEEVNSFDKDKLLPNAGMLYFFYEPETEERGYNLQCKGCAKVFYYEVFSSFSLIDFPQDMGDDYKIPEFRVNFKSSISLPSYENFYLLLKEQEFFKNHDISFKDFIPIYNELFIPNHNYTKLLGYPEVIQNSMEIQCAAVTMGLDLGNGVNSPEEYEEEFKKASKDWILLFQMDTIETDDYELMFGDSGHIYFWIRKEDLANKNFENIWLILQCY is encoded by the coding sequence ATGGATTTTAAAAAAATTATGTCAGAAATGCTGGATAGTCTCAAAAAGAACGAAATCGATATTTCTACTGAATTTAACAATAATTCTGAAATAACAGGTAAAAGTAAAATTGGAGGCAGACCTTATCTTCCGGAAGATTTTATCTGGCCGTATTACCAAGGATTTCCTTTATCTTTTTTAGCTCAGATTAATTTAGAAGAGGTAAATTCATTTGATAAAGATAAATTACTCCCAAATGCAGGAATGTTATATTTTTTCTATGAACCAGAAACGGAAGAAAGAGGATATAACCTTCAATGTAAAGGTTGTGCCAAAGTTTTTTATTATGAAGTTTTTTCAAGCTTTTCATTAATTGATTTTCCTCAAGATATGGGAGATGACTATAAAATTCCGGAATTTAGAGTTAATTTTAAATCAAGTATCAGCTTACCTTCTTATGAAAACTTCTATCTTCTTTTAAAAGAACAAGAATTTTTTAAAAATCATGACATTTCATTTAAAGATTTTATTCCTATTTACAATGAACTTTTTATTCCTAATCATAATTATACAAAATTACTTGGTTATCCGGAAGTAATTCAAAATTCTATGGAAATTCAATGTGCAGCTGTAACAATGGGACTTGATCTAGGCAATGGAGTAAACTCACCTGAAGAATATGAAGAAGAATTTAAAAAAGCCAGCAAAGATTGGATATTACTTTTCCAGATGGATACAATTGAAACTGATGATTATGAATTAATGTTCGGAGATTCCGGACATATCTATTTTTGGATTAGGAAAGAAGATTTAGCAAATAAAAATTTCGAAAATATTTGGTTAATTTTACAATGTTATTAA
- a CDS encoding M23 family metallopeptidase: MFFCIIPMIVIGIIFSVVTYINNKQEKAIVKEKEEEDNIFRINPIKNPQVTYYNFRGEEYPDWAKFGMTRSNGIRAHQGIDIFAVPGTDVFAVLDGKIVDLYVDKLGYGLNFYMEVDPKELEKIKRKNYKPKAGSGEETYGSNYEPGMQIKYLRYCHLSEVNVKVGDTVKAGQVIAKTGVTGNASGTRAPHLHFEIAYEMRGKGLVNRVDPEMYFKIKNGNELSKEEKKAQLEATHLIWKEDKKYYEGYRLASVFMDEENERRLKEEEEKNKKSLNNIKGTKGKKRSKRK; this comes from the coding sequence ATGTTTTTCTGTATAATTCCGATGATAGTTATCGGAATTATTTTTTCTGTTGTAACGTATATTAATAATAAACAGGAAAAAGCCATTGTTAAGGAAAAAGAGGAAGAGGATAATATTTTTAGGATAAATCCCATAAAAAATCCTCAGGTTACTTACTATAATTTCAGGGGAGAAGAGTATCCTGACTGGGCTAAGTTTGGAATGACAAGAAGTAATGGGATAAGGGCTCATCAGGGAATAGATATTTTTGCTGTTCCTGGAACAGATGTATTTGCAGTTCTGGATGGGAAAATTGTTGATTTGTATGTAGACAAGCTGGGATATGGATTAAATTTTTATATGGAAGTAGATCCTAAAGAACTTGAAAAAATAAAGAGAAAAAATTATAAGCCAAAAGCAGGTTCAGGTGAAGAAACCTATGGTTCAAACTATGAGCCTGGAATGCAGATAAAATATCTGAGATACTGTCATCTCAGTGAAGTCAATGTAAAAGTTGGGGATACAGTGAAGGCAGGTCAGGTAATTGCAAAGACAGGGGTTACAGGTAATGCAAGCGGTACACGTGCTCCACATCTTCATTTTGAAATTGCTTATGAAATGCGGGGAAAAGGACTTGTTAACAGAGTGGATCCTGAAATGTACTTTAAAATAAAAAATGGAAATGAACTGTCAAAGGAAGAAAAGAAAGCACAGCTTGAAGCAACTCACTTAATCTGGAAGGAAGATAAAAAATATTATGAAGGATACAGGCTGGCAAGTGTGTTTATGGATGAGGAGAACGAGAGAAGGCTTAAGGAAGAAGAAGAAAAGAATAAAAAATCTTTGAATAATATCAAAGGAACCAAGGGAAAGAAACGTAGTAAAAGGAAGTAG
- a CDS encoding aminotransferase — translation MKIANFGVEEWLNVWENDAIYDIAGSSIASFTLEEIIKIGNKTEKEFFSEIMAKKMNYGWIEGSPEFKKQVSLLYKNVSPEDILQTNGATGGNFLALYSLIEPGDHVISLYPTYQQLYDIPRSFGAEVDLWHIREEKNWMSDLEELRKLIRSDTKMICINNANNPTGAVMEEDFLKELVKIAEGCGAYILSDEVYKSLETGIEVPSIVDLYDKGISVNSISKTYSVPGIRIGWVAANHELSDIFRKYRDYTMICAGVFDDYLATYILENKEAILERNRKIVSENLDIVKKWVENEPKVSLIFPKYVSTSFIKLDIPVDTEEFCIKLLKEKGVLLVPGNRFDMPGYARLGYCTHKDVLEKGLEKLSEYLREFE, via the coding sequence ATGAAAATTGCAAACTTTGGAGTGGAAGAATGGCTGAATGTATGGGAAAATGATGCGATTTATGATATTGCTGGGAGTTCGATAGCATCGTTTACTCTGGAAGAAATTATAAAAATAGGAAATAAAACTGAAAAGGAATTTTTTTCAGAAATAATGGCAAAAAAAATGAATTATGGATGGATAGAAGGTTCGCCTGAATTTAAGAAGCAGGTTAGCTTACTATACAAAAATGTTTCTCCTGAAGATATTTTACAGACAAACGGAGCAACAGGAGGTAATTTTTTAGCCCTTTATTCCCTGATTGAACCTGGAGATCATGTAATTTCATTGTATCCGACTTATCAGCAACTGTATGATATTCCCCGTTCTTTTGGAGCGGAAGTGGATTTGTGGCATATAAGGGAAGAAAAGAATTGGATGTCAGATCTGGAAGAATTACGGAAACTTATAAGAAGTGACACTAAAATGATATGTATAAATAATGCAAATAATCCTACCGGTGCAGTTATGGAGGAAGATTTTCTGAAAGAACTGGTAAAAATTGCTGAAGGCTGTGGAGCCTATATTCTTTCTGATGAGGTTTATAAATCACTGGAAACAGGAATAGAAGTTCCTTCAATCGTAGATTTATATGATAAGGGGATATCAGTAAACAGTATTTCAAAAACATATTCAGTTCCAGGAATACGTATAGGATGGGTTGCGGCAAATCATGAGTTAAGTGATATTTTCCGTAAATATCGTGATTATACGATGATATGTGCTGGAGTATTTGATGATTATCTTGCAACATATATACTGGAAAATAAGGAAGCCATACTGGAAAGAAATAGGAAGATAGTATCAGAAAATTTAGATATTGTAAAAAAATGGGTAGAAAATGAACCTAAGGTGTCACTGATTTTTCCTAAATATGTGTCGACTTCCTTTATTAAACTGGATATTCCTGTTGATACGGAAGAATTCTGCATAAAACTTCTGAAGGAAAAGGGAGTACTCTTAGTTCCGGGAAATCGTTTTGATATGCCTGGATATGCGCGGCTAGGTTACTGTACACATAAGGATGTCCTTGAAAAGGGACTGGAAAAACTTTCAGAATATTTGAGGGAATTTGAATAA